CACTTTTTTCTTCACCCATGTGGATGGTTCTGTTCCTCGATGGTGGCATGGCAACGGCCTTTCTCTGCGAAACTGCCTGGAAGTTAGAAACCCTTGGTCATAAAATCAAGTGCTGGTCAAGGACTGTTCTGGCTGTCGATTCAGGGCCTCTTGTTGGCTGGAAATCGGCTGGACGATCATTCCATCCTGGGAGCTGTTGGTTCATCTTTTGTAAGGATTGGAAACCTGATAGACATCCCGGGACTTTTGCGTCGGCCGCCTGGATCATACCCAATATCCTTGCGCGCTTCGTTACACCTAACCTAGTTTAAAGCGAGGTCTTGTGATGCCGATCAAGACTGTTTTGATGGCGAGCGGATTGCCTTGTCGGCCGCCAGTGTCAATGGCACTATTACGTAGGTATTGGAAGATGTGTTCTCGAATCTATTTAAATTCATTGACAAATATTTCATATGTTCATGCCCATTTGTGCGTCAATTTGGGTGCCCTATCCAGCTAGTCCGCCCTGTTATTCGAAGCTATCCTGATCCTTAGTTGTTCGGGAACCCATTGCGCAGGTTATCATACTTGGTCGCCGGATACTCAATGCAGTTCTCCTGCCTCATAAGCGCCTGCGGTCCTCCGAAAGTATTCACCACAGTTGTGATCAAGCTCTGGTCCCCCTCCTTGTCGCCGCTGCTCTCCCACCACATGGCACCTCCCAGCCGCCACTTCTTGATGTACTCGGCCTTTGCCCACGCCATCTGCGGCGTGTCGTACGTGACCATGGTGCGCCGCTGCGGGTCGTAGCAGTAGCTCGCACCGGAGGCGTTATCGTTGTACTCCTGGGCGCCCGCAAGGGGTAGGTTCTTGTAGTCGTAGACTCCGCGCTCCCAGTTGCCCTCTCCGATGCCTTGGTATGGGCGGCCGGGACCGTCGGTGTTTTCGAAAGAGCGGCCGTAGAGGGGCATGCCGATGACAATCTTTTGCGGGTTGACGCCGCTGCGGACGTAAAAGTCGAGGGCGGCCGAGGTCGAGAAGGGAGTGGATGAGGGATTGTCGCGCGACGGGTACAGGTTGGCCTGGTGGCCGGCCGATGAGTCCCAGGAACCAGCGTAGTCGTAAGCCATGAGGTTCCAGAAATCCAGGTATTGGTCCATGCCGCGGATGTCTAGCTTCTGGAAGTTCTGCGCGCCCGCGGGGCAGGCCACGGTGAGCTCAAAGTGGTGAGGTCGGCTCAAAGTCTGGGCGTAGGCGTCCATGGCCTGGCGGACGGCAGCCAGCAGCTCAACATAGTTTCTTGCCTCGTTTGCATCCTGGGGGTACTCCCAATCAATATCGATACCATCAAAACCGAGGTTCTTGAGCAAGTCGACGCAGCTTCTGGCAAACGTGTCACGACCCTGCGGGGTGCTCGCAGGAGCCTTGAAGTTGCTGCTATAGGTCCATCCACCGACTGAGAGGAGGATCTTGAGATTACGGTTGCGCctcttgaggaggttgagctgcTTCATGCAACCGTAAAGGTTGGTGCCGGAATCATTCCAAGAGTCGCCCTCCCAGTGAATGTCGGTGTCCGCCCAAGCGTCGGTGAGATGGCTGGAGCATCATCCAATGGTGAGTAAAGCGGATCTGGCGGGTAGAGATGGGGTTCAAACTTACACCTCGCCCGTGTCGCTACGGACATTGGCAAACGAGTAGAGAACATGGGTGAGCTTCTCTACGGGAAGATCTTGGGGACGATGCTTCCGGGCGTAGATGGCCCTGAAATGACGTTAGTCGATGGGCATCTACGGTCAAGGGTGGGTTCGTACCAGTTGACGTAGTAAGCTACGGTGCGGAAGCCTTCAGGACCGCCGCCCATTGTGGATGGAGTGAAGATGTTTAGGGGAGATGTATTGTGAAGAATCAATGCAGCAATGAGCGCAAAGACGGcgcttataagtaaaagcCAAGACCAGCTGCAAGTCTTGGGTCGTGAGCTGGGCTGCCTCTGCTGGGTATtcgtggtgatggtggagcGAAGCGGCACTTGAGGGGCACAATGTGGGGAATCACTTGAGTTGAAAGGAGCGTCAATTGCTAGCAAGCAACCTCTTAGATATAAGGAACGCGCCGAGGCATCCTTGCCTCTTACTCAGCTCAGCCGTCATGACCGACCTTGATTGACCCAATGTTTGCATCCTGtctaagaaagaaaaggcgTCGTCATCTGGGGCGGTgattgggcttgggctgtcTTTGATGCCAGCACATGTGGCGGTGCCGACGTGGCGATGCAACTAACCTGGAACAGCGGGTGGGAGCCACGAAGTCGTCTAACGCAAAACGGTCCCTAAAtacaataaataaaatatgaGACAAATAATAGAGATAACT
This region of Fusarium falciforme chromosome 5, complete sequence genomic DNA includes:
- a CDS encoding Chitinase; this encodes MGGGPEGFRTVAYYVNWAIYARKHRPQDLPVEKLTHVLYSFANVRSDTGEVHLTDAWADTDIHWEGDSWNDSGTNLYGCMKQLNLLKRRNRNLKILLSVGGWTYSSNFKAPASTPQGRDTFARSCVDLLKNLGFDGIDIDWEYPQDANEARNYVELLAAVRQAMDAYAQTLSRPHHFELTVACPAGAQNFQKLDIRGMDQYLDFWNLMAYDYAGSWDSSAGHQANLYPSRDNPSSTPFSTSAALDFYVRSGVNPQKIVIGMPLYGRSFENTDGPGRPYQGIGEGNWERGVYDYKNLPLAGAQEYNDNASGASYCYDPQRRTMVTYDTPQMAWAKAEYIKKWRLGGAMWWESSGDKEGDQSLITTVVNTFGGPQALMRQENCIEYPATKYDNLRNGFPNN